One part of the Hydrogenobacter sp. T-2 genome encodes these proteins:
- the carB gene encoding carbamoyl-phosphate synthase large subunit, which yields MPRGTNIKKILIIGSGPIVIGQAAEFDYSGTQACKALLQEGYEIVLVNSNPATIMTDPQFAHRTYIEPLTVEVLEEIISVERPDALLPTLGGQTALNLAVRLYEEGILEKYGVRLIGANYSAIKKGEDRDLFRKSMERIGLKVPPSVVVSSLQEAIEKVKEVGFPAILRPAFTLGGTGGSIAYNMEEFKEKVEIALKTSPIHQVLIDKSLIGWKEFEFEVIRDSKDNVIIVCSIENFDPMGVHTGDSITVAPAQTLTDKEYQILRDACIEIMREIGVDTGGSNIQFAVNPETGDFYVIEMNPRVSRSSALASKATGFPIAKVAAKLAVGYTLDELKNDITRFTPASFEPSIDYVVVKIPRFDFAKFPRTDRTLGTMMKSVGEVMAIGRTFKEALGKAIRSLEQDVYGLAFPDYSMLEDEEIKRGLRIPNPNRLWYISGAFRKGYSVQEVYELSKIDPWFLENIKQIVEFEKVIKEKDLDPQTLRLAKEMGYSDLEIAKLKGMEEHEIRSLRYQWNIVPAFKGVDTCAGEFTAYTPYYYSSYERPYYTLEGMEILDED from the coding sequence ATGCCAAGAGGAACAAACATAAAAAAGATACTCATCATAGGCTCGGGACCCATAGTGATTGGTCAAGCAGCGGAGTTTGACTACTCTGGCACTCAGGCATGTAAAGCACTTTTGCAAGAGGGATATGAGATAGTTTTGGTTAACTCCAACCCAGCCACCATAATGACAGACCCCCAGTTTGCTCACAGGACTTATATAGAACCACTTACTGTGGAGGTGCTGGAGGAGATAATAAGTGTAGAAAGACCCGACGCACTACTTCCCACACTGGGAGGTCAAACTGCTCTTAACCTTGCGGTAAGGCTCTATGAGGAGGGTATATTGGAAAAATACGGTGTTAGGCTCATAGGTGCCAACTATTCTGCAATTAAAAAGGGTGAAGACAGAGACCTCTTTAGAAAGTCTATGGAGAGAATAGGACTAAAAGTCCCACCAAGCGTGGTAGTCTCTTCTTTGCAAGAAGCCATAGAAAAGGTCAAAGAGGTAGGCTTTCCTGCCATACTTAGACCCGCCTTTACCCTTGGTGGCACCGGAGGCTCTATAGCCTACAACATGGAAGAGTTCAAAGAAAAGGTAGAAATAGCCCTCAAAACCTCTCCCATACACCAAGTGCTTATAGACAAGTCCCTTATAGGTTGGAAGGAGTTTGAGTTTGAGGTAATAAGAGACTCAAAGGACAATGTGATAATTGTCTGTAGCATTGAAAACTTTGACCCTATGGGTGTGCATACAGGAGATTCCATTACGGTAGCACCAGCCCAGACCCTTACAGACAAGGAATACCAAATACTCAGGGATGCCTGCATTGAGATAATGAGAGAGATAGGCGTGGACACGGGAGGCTCTAACATACAGTTTGCGGTAAACCCAGAGACAGGAGATTTTTACGTAATAGAGATGAACCCAAGGGTTTCAAGGTCTTCCGCTTTGGCTTCTAAGGCTACTGGCTTTCCCATAGCAAAGGTCGCTGCCAAGTTGGCAGTAGGATATACCCTTGATGAGTTAAAGAATGACATAACACGTTTTACTCCTGCATCCTTTGAACCCTCTATAGACTATGTGGTAGTAAAAATCCCGCGCTTTGACTTTGCCAAGTTTCCAAGAACAGACAGAACACTGGGAACGATGATGAAGTCTGTGGGAGAGGTTATGGCAATTGGAAGAACCTTCAAGGAAGCCCTTGGTAAAGCCATAAGGAGTCTTGAACAAGATGTGTATGGTCTTGCCTTTCCAGACTACTCCATGCTGGAGGATGAGGAGATAAAGAGAGGTCTAAGAATACCTAACCCGAACAGACTTTGGTATATTTCTGGAGCTTTCAGAAAGGGCTATAGCGTGCAAGAAGTCTACGAACTTTCAAAGATAGACCCCTGGTTTCTGGAAAATATAAAGCAGATAGTGGAATTTGAAAAGGTTATAAAGGAAAAGGACTTGGACCCACAGACCCTAAGGCTTGCCAAAGAGATGGGCTATTCGGACTTGGAGATAGCAAAACTCAAAGGTATGGAGGAGCATGAGATAAGAAGTCTTAGGTATCAGTGGAACATAGTCCCAGCCTTCAAGGGCGTGGATACCTGTGCTGGAGAGTTTACCGCATACACGCCTTACTATTACTCAAGCTACGAAAGACCCTATTACACCCTTGAGGGTATGGAAATCCTTGATGAAGACTAA
- a CDS encoding DNA methyltransferase, which translates to MENVLYYGDNLEVLRNYIPDESVDLIYLDPPFNSKADYNVLFREPTGGLSKAQITAFEDTWHWTEETEKTFHEIVQTGPGQVVDMLQAFRNFIKRNDMMAYLTMMCARLLELKRVLKPTGSIYLHCDPNASHYLKVLMDTIFGHKNFRNEIVWCYKDPSGKTERYFRKKHDVILFYSKSDEYRFYADAVRIQYSERTRKQIERGTISFGRKAKGNPLDKVPEDWWEIPIINSQAKERLGYPTQKPEKLLERIILASSKEGDVVLDPFCGCGTTIAVAQRLNRHWIGIDITHLAINLIKWRLKNTFGLDAGKDYKVIGEPKDLSGARALAEQDRFQFQYWAMSLVSARPYIDKKRGADKGIDGVIYFYMDKDKIGKAIVQVKSGKVSVKDIRELKAVVEREKAQMGIFITLEEPTKPMQEEALQGGYYTCPITKRNFPKLQIITLKELLEGKSPLVPFQISPYKEGQKTLPNTLPLL; encoded by the coding sequence ATGGAAAACGTCCTCTACTACGGAGATAACCTTGAAGTCCTAAGGAACTACATACCAGATGAGTCTGTAGACCTTATTTATCTTGACCCTCCCTTTAATTCAAAAGCGGACTACAATGTGCTTTTTCGTGAGCCCACAGGAGGGCTATCTAAGGCACAAATAACCGCCTTTGAGGACACATGGCACTGGACAGAGGAGACAGAAAAAACTTTTCATGAGATAGTCCAGACCGGACCAGGTCAAGTTGTGGATATGCTTCAGGCTTTTAGAAACTTTATAAAACGCAACGATATGATGGCTTACCTTACTATGATGTGTGCGAGGCTTTTGGAGTTAAAGAGAGTGCTTAAACCCACAGGAAGTATATACTTGCACTGCGACCCAAATGCGAGCCACTATCTTAAGGTGCTTATGGATACTATTTTTGGACACAAAAACTTTAGGAATGAGATAGTTTGGTGTTATAAGGACCCCTCTGGGAAGACAGAAAGATACTTCAGAAAGAAGCACGACGTGATACTCTTCTACTCAAAGAGTGATGAATATAGGTTCTATGCTGATGCAGTGAGGATACAGTATTCTGAAAGAACACGCAAGCAAATAGAAAGAGGAACCATATCCTTTGGAAGGAAAGCTAAGGGAAATCCCTTGGATAAAGTGCCAGAAGATTGGTGGGAGATTCCCATAATCAACTCCCAAGCAAAAGAAAGACTTGGTTATCCCACACAAAAGCCAGAGAAACTGCTTGAAAGAATAATCCTTGCCAGTTCAAAGGAAGGGGATGTGGTGCTTGACCCTTTTTGTGGATGTGGGACTACCATAGCGGTAGCCCAGAGGCTAAATAGACATTGGATTGGCATAGATATAACGCATCTTGCCATAAACCTCATAAAGTGGAGATTAAAGAACACCTTTGGACTTGATGCAGGTAAGGATTACAAGGTTATTGGAGAGCCAAAGGACTTGAGTGGTGCAAGAGCCTTGGCAGAGCAAGACAGGTTTCAATTCCAATACTGGGCTATGTCTCTTGTATCCGCAAGACCTTATATAGACAAGAAAAGGGGTGCGGACAAGGGTATTGACGGGGTTATCTATTTTTATATGGACAAGGATAAGATAGGTAAGGCAATAGTGCAGGTAAAAAGTGGAAAGGTTTCGGTAAAGGACATAAGGGAGCTAAAGGCTGTGGTAGAAAGGGAAAAGGCACAGATGGGTATTTTTATAACTCTTGAAGAACCTACTAAACCTATGCAAGAAGAGGCACTGCAAGGAGGATACTACACCTGCCCTATCACAAAAAGAAACTTCCCTAAACTCCAAATAATCACACTTAAGGAACTTCTTGAAGGCAAAAGCCCTCTTGTGCCTTTTCAAATATCACCCTACAAAGAAGGACAAAAAACCCTCCCAAATACACTGCCACTGCTATGA
- the uvrA gene encoding excinuclease ABC subunit UvrA, whose amino-acid sequence MKFDKIVIRGARQHNLKNINLDIPKNKLVVITGPSGSGKSTLAFDTIYAEGQRRYVESLSSYARQFLGIMEKPEVDIIEGLSPAIAIDQKTTSKNPRSTVGTVTEIYDYMRVLWANIGKPHCPECGRLLEGLSAHEILEKVWEKYQNRRIAVLSPLVRGKKGEFRELFKELDRMGFSRVKVDGEYMRILEVPPLDKNKKHHIDLVVDRLTLEEEERARLLTAMEKSLELSKGLLKVEDVESQREELFSEHLTCPDHGFSIPELSPRLFSFNSPYGACPACKGLGVKWEVNVKLLVDEREPAVDAFRITDSAYFDYLRYPVMNLLRKLGYDPRTPFGDLPQSVRSLLLYGGSIEGGNFEGIVRHLERRFLEEESEKLREEISEFIREKPCPECKGTRLRPEALAVLVDGKSIWDVARMPIRQAKEFFDNLPKKLSGKDLLVAERLIKEISDRLGFLLNVGLDYLDLARSAVTLSGGEMQRIRLATQIGSKLTGVLYVLDEPSIGLHPRDTDKLIKTLKDLRDLGNTVIVVEHDPETILSADWVIDMGPGAGKEGGQVVFCGTVEEMLSHEKSLTGAYLSKRLSIEVPAIRRKPEGRWLRIVGARKHNLKNITVEIPVGLFVCITGVSGSGKSTLIYDILWEYARAVFYGGTAEVEGFDRIEGLEYFDRVINIDQSPIGRTPRSNPATYTKVFDHIRELFAQTPEARARGYNAGRFSFNVKGGRCEACQGEGVIKVEMHFLPPVYVPCDVCKGKRYNRETLDILYKGKNIADVLDMTVDEAYEFFENVPVIKRKLQLLRDIGLGYIKLGQPATTLSGGEAQRIKLARELSKKESGKTLYLLDEPTTGLHMDDVKKLIDILQRLVERGNTVVVIEHNLDVIKCADWVIDLGPEGGERGGYVVAVGTPEAIAQNPNSYTGQYLKGLLEAKGVKVYN is encoded by the coding sequence ATGAAATTTGACAAGATTGTTATAAGAGGAGCACGCCAGCACAATCTAAAAAATATAAACCTTGACATACCTAAAAACAAGTTAGTGGTTATAACTGGACCCTCTGGCTCTGGCAAGTCCACTCTGGCTTTTGACACCATTTACGCAGAGGGTCAAAGAAGGTATGTGGAGTCCCTTTCCTCTTACGCCAGACAGTTTCTTGGCATAATGGAAAAGCCTGAAGTGGACATAATAGAGGGGCTTTCGCCTGCAATAGCCATAGACCAAAAGACCACCTCCAAAAACCCACGGTCTACTGTGGGAACTGTCACGGAGATATACGACTATATGCGTGTGCTCTGGGCAAACATAGGAAAGCCTCACTGTCCTGAGTGTGGAAGGCTCTTAGAGGGGCTATCCGCTCATGAGATATTGGAAAAGGTCTGGGAAAAATACCAAAACAGAAGGATAGCAGTCCTTTCTCCTCTCGTAAGAGGCAAAAAGGGTGAGTTCAGAGAGCTTTTCAAGGAGCTTGACAGGATGGGCTTTTCAAGGGTTAAGGTGGACGGAGAATACATGAGGATTTTGGAAGTGCCACCCCTTGACAAAAACAAAAAGCACCACATAGACCTCGTAGTGGACAGGCTAACCTTGGAAGAGGAAGAGAGGGCAAGGCTGTTGACAGCCATGGAAAAATCCCTTGAGCTATCAAAGGGGCTCTTAAAGGTTGAGGATGTGGAGAGCCAAAGAGAAGAGCTTTTCAGCGAACACCTTACCTGCCCAGACCATGGCTTTTCTATCCCTGAGCTTTCTCCAAGACTTTTCTCCTTTAATTCTCCCTACGGTGCTTGTCCTGCCTGTAAGGGTCTGGGTGTGAAATGGGAAGTGAATGTGAAACTTCTTGTGGATGAGAGAGAGCCTGCGGTGGATGCCTTTCGCATAACGGATTCCGCCTATTTTGACTATCTAAGATATCCTGTTATGAACCTGCTTAGAAAACTGGGATACGACCCAAGAACACCCTTTGGAGACCTGCCCCAAAGTGTAAGAAGTTTGCTCCTATACGGTGGGTCTATTGAGGGTGGAAACTTTGAGGGTATTGTAAGGCACCTTGAGAGGAGGTTTTTGGAAGAAGAGTCAGAAAAACTAAGAGAGGAAATATCGGAGTTTATAAGAGAAAAACCCTGTCCAGAGTGTAAGGGTACAAGGTTAAGACCAGAAGCCCTTGCGGTTTTGGTGGATGGTAAAAGCATCTGGGACGTTGCACGCATGCCCATAAGGCAAGCCAAAGAGTTTTTTGACAACCTACCTAAAAAACTCAGTGGCAAAGACCTGCTTGTGGCGGAAAGGCTTATAAAGGAAATATCAGACAGGCTTGGCTTTCTCCTAAATGTGGGTTTGGATTATCTTGACTTGGCACGAAGTGCGGTCACCCTCTCTGGTGGAGAGATGCAACGCATAAGGCTTGCAACACAAATAGGCTCAAAGCTCACGGGTGTGCTGTATGTCTTGGATGAGCCCTCCATAGGACTTCACCCGAGGGACACAGACAAGCTCATAAAGACCCTGAAAGACCTAAGGGACTTGGGCAACACAGTTATAGTGGTAGAACACGACCCAGAGACTATCCTAAGTGCGGACTGGGTAATAGATATGGGTCCAGGGGCTGGTAAGGAAGGTGGTCAGGTGGTCTTTTGTGGCACTGTGGAGGAAATGCTCTCTCACGAGAAGTCTTTGACGGGTGCTTACCTCTCTAAAAGGCTCTCCATAGAAGTCCCTGCCATAAGGAGAAAACCAGAGGGTAGATGGCTAAGGATAGTGGGTGCAAGAAAGCACAACCTAAAGAATATAACAGTGGAAATTCCGGTGGGCTTATTTGTGTGTATAACAGGAGTGTCTGGCAGTGGAAAGTCTACCCTCATATACGACATCCTCTGGGAGTATGCAAGGGCGGTCTTTTACGGTGGCACTGCAGAGGTAGAGGGCTTTGATAGGATAGAAGGGCTTGAATACTTTGACAGGGTTATTAACATAGACCAATCTCCCATAGGAAGGACTCCCAGGTCAAACCCAGCTACCTACACAAAGGTCTTTGACCATATAAGGGAACTTTTTGCACAAACGCCAGAAGCCAGGGCGAGAGGCTACAACGCAGGCAGGTTTTCCTTTAACGTAAAGGGAGGCAGATGTGAAGCCTGTCAAGGAGAGGGGGTGATAAAAGTGGAAATGCACTTCTTACCACCTGTTTATGTGCCATGTGATGTATGTAAGGGTAAAAGGTATAACAGGGAGACTTTGGATATTCTCTATAAGGGCAAAAACATCGCTGACGTGCTTGATATGACCGTGGACGAAGCCTATGAGTTTTTTGAAAATGTGCCAGTGATAAAAAGAAAGCTACAGCTCCTAAGGGATATAGGTCTTGGCTACATAAAGCTGGGACAGCCTGCCACAACCCTTTCTGGAGGCGAAGCCCAAAGGATAAAGCTTGCCAGAGAGCTCTCTAAAAAGGAAAGCGGAAAAACCCTATACCTCTTAGATGAACCTACCACAGGTTTACATATGGACGATGTGAAAAAGCTAATAGACATACTCCAAAGGCTCGTGGAGAGAGGAAACACGGTGGTGGTTATAGAACATAACCTTGACGTGATAAAGTGTGCGGATTGGGTTATAGACCTTGGTCCAGAGGGAGGAGAAAGGGGAGGCTATGTGGTGGCGGTGGGAACTCCAGAGGCCATAGCACAAAACCCAAATTCTTACACAGGACAGTATCTGAAGGGGCTCTTAGAGGCAAAAGGTGTAAAGGTGTATAATTAA
- a CDS encoding TIGR00725 family protein, with the protein MKKQVAVIGSSSAKPEEEEYLFAYRLGKEIAKMGLVVVCGGRGGVMEAVCKGAKEEGGLTVGILPSYEGEEANPYVDIRIRTGMGWNRNPLVVASGDVVVAIGGNWGTFSEIAYALILKKPIIGYKTHKIEGLTQANSLEEILLFLHKNLS; encoded by the coding sequence ATGAAGAAGCAAGTGGCAGTCATTGGTTCTTCTTCCGCAAAGCCAGAGGAGGAAGAATACCTTTTTGCATACAGGCTTGGAAAGGAAATAGCCAAGATGGGTCTTGTGGTGGTTTGTGGAGGGCGTGGTGGTGTTATGGAGGCGGTGTGTAAAGGTGCTAAGGAAGAGGGAGGTCTTACAGTGGGAATTTTACCCTCTTACGAAGGAGAGGAGGCAAACCCTTACGTGGATATAAGGATAAGAACGGGCATGGGTTGGAATAGAAACCCTTTGGTGGTGGCAAGTGGTGATGTGGTGGTTGCAATAGGTGGAAACTGGGGAACATTTTCTGAGATTGCCTACGCCCTTATTCTCAAAAAACCCATAATAGGTTACAAAACCCACAAGATTGAGGGGCTAACGCAGGCAAACAGCCTTGAGGAAATTCTCCTATTTCTTCACAAAAATCTCAGTTGA
- a CDS encoding YhjD/YihY/BrkB family envelope integrity protein: MRKYIKSLALSFLDAFRENLGYHSASLTYQFLTVIGSVIMLLGFMSMYLPFLEPSRVYEYVKDFLPSYAELIFDKLLPVYDKRASGSLLSVALAYYFALSFAKTLNFSFSMVYKKKPLESELAFWVFMPLVLILYATALSFGLALLAIAKSFLEGIYQRLTELANFLLLFLLVSMLYSLYFRPRGFTLLSSAFTSFLLFILNKVFSIVVVKLISASPLYSVIGSPLLFLVWLYYSFFCLLLGICFLRRLDEPLQ; encoded by the coding sequence ATGCGGAAGTATATTAAAAGCCTCGCGCTTTCTTTCTTAGATGCCTTTAGAGAAAACCTCGGATATCACAGTGCATCCCTTACCTATCAGTTTCTTACTGTCATAGGCTCTGTGATAATGCTTCTTGGGTTTATGTCCATGTATTTGCCTTTTCTTGAGCCTTCAAGGGTTTATGAGTATGTAAAGGACTTTCTTCCTTCTTACGCGGAGCTAATCTTTGACAAACTTCTTCCCGTGTATGATAAAAGGGCTTCTGGGTCTCTCTTGTCTGTTGCCCTTGCCTATTACTTTGCACTTTCCTTTGCAAAAACCCTAAACTTTTCCTTCTCTATGGTCTACAAGAAAAAGCCTTTGGAAAGTGAGTTAGCCTTTTGGGTCTTTATGCCACTTGTTCTCATACTTTATGCAACCGCCTTGTCTTTTGGCTTAGCCCTTTTAGCCATAGCCAAGTCCTTTCTTGAGGGTATATACCAAAGATTAACAGAGCTTGCCAACTTCCTACTTCTCTTTCTTCTGGTTAGCATGCTGTATTCCCTATACTTTCGCCCAAGAGGCTTTACCCTTTTGTCTTCCGCCTTTACTTCTTTTTTACTTTTTATACTCAACAAGGTCTTTTCCATAGTGGTTGTAAAGCTAATAAGTGCAAGCCCACTTTATAGTGTAATTGGCTCACCCCTTTTGTTTCTTGTTTGGCTATATTACTCCTTTTTCTGCCTTCTTCTTGGTATTTGTTTTCTAAGGAGATTAGACGAGCCTCTCCAGTAG
- a CDS encoding KamA family radical SAM protein: MRRFFVDIPQEMWRSYHWQIQNRIKTKEELKRYIRLTPEEEKGIYQTIDLYPMAITPYYLSLIDPEDPQDPIRLQAIPRAVEVEERVQSMGEPDPFREEGHIPGLTHRYPDRVLFTLTTFCAVYCRHCMRKRIFQEGERSRTKEEIDRFLEYVRRHEEIRDVLISGGEPLSVSNEKLEYVLSNLRRIPHVEILRIGTRLPVLAPQRFFDEELLRILEKYSPIWVNTHFNHPKEITEESAEAVERLLRHGVPVNNQTVLLKGVNDNPQVMLELMRSLLRIKVRPVYLFHCDPIKGAVHFRTSLEKGLEIMEYLRGRISGMGIPTYAVDLPGGRGKVPISPNYILSVAGDTYTFKSPLEGIVEYTIRDAEVY; encoded by the coding sequence ATGCGTAGATTTTTCGTGGACATTCCACAGGAGATGTGGCGGAGCTATCATTGGCAGATACAAAACAGGATAAAAACTAAGGAAGAGCTAAAAAGATACATAAGGCTTACGCCAGAGGAAGAAAAGGGCATATACCAGACCATAGACTTGTATCCTATGGCTATAACACCCTACTACCTTTCTCTTATAGACCCTGAGGACCCACAAGACCCCATTAGGCTTCAGGCTATTCCAAGGGCGGTGGAGGTGGAGGAAAGGGTGCAGTCTATGGGAGAGCCAGACCCCTTTAGAGAGGAGGGACATATCCCAGGTCTTACTCATAGGTATCCCGACAGGGTGCTTTTTACCTTGACTACCTTCTGTGCGGTCTATTGCAGGCACTGTATGAGGAAAAGGATTTTTCAGGAAGGAGAAAGGTCAAGGACAAAGGAGGAGATAGATAGGTTTTTAGAGTATGTGAGAAGACACGAAGAAATAAGGGATGTGCTGATATCTGGTGGAGAGCCCCTTTCTGTAAGTAATGAGAAGTTAGAGTATGTGCTTTCTAACCTACGAAGAATTCCACACGTGGAGATTCTCAGAATTGGCACGAGGCTTCCCGTTCTTGCACCTCAGAGGTTCTTTGATGAGGAGCTTTTGCGTATCCTTGAAAAATACTCACCCATATGGGTAAATACCCACTTTAACCACCCTAAGGAGATAACCGAAGAGTCCGCAGAGGCTGTGGAAAGGCTTCTTAGGCACGGAGTGCCCGTCAATAACCAAACAGTTCTGCTAAAGGGTGTAAACGACAATCCGCAGGTAATGTTAGAGCTTATGAGAAGTCTTCTCAGAATAAAAGTAAGACCTGTTTATCTTTTTCACTGCGACCCAATAAAGGGTGCAGTGCACTTTAGGACAAGCCTCGAGAAAGGTCTTGAGATAATGGAGTATCTCAGAGGCAGAATTTCTGGAATGGGTATACCCACCTACGCAGTGGACCTTCCGGGAGGAAGGGGTAAAGTTCCCATAAGCCCCAACTACATACTGAGCGTGGCTGGAGACACCTACACCTTCAAAAGCCCCTTAGAGGGCATTGTGGAGTATACCATAAGGGATGCGGAAGTATATTAA
- a CDS encoding Crp/Fnr family transcriptional regulator, which produces MVSVKRGDILLYPGDTCGICPVVLSGGLKVYLSLENGREILLYTIDKGEACMFVTVSLLKKMPYPAFAEADKDSLLLVVDDKTFRELFDRYTYWREFFLNMIAKNIYQTFLMLNEVISKRVDKRLLRYLYETGKDKRIVEETHEEIARKIGTAREVVTRLLKRLEVEGLVEISRGQIRINNLEALKKEISL; this is translated from the coding sequence ATGGTAAGTGTAAAAAGGGGCGATATTCTCTTATATCCTGGCGATACGTGTGGAATTTGCCCGGTTGTATTAAGTGGTGGGTTAAAGGTATATCTTAGTTTGGAAAACGGTAGAGAAATATTGCTATACACTATAGATAAGGGTGAGGCTTGTATGTTTGTTACCGTGTCTCTACTAAAAAAGATGCCTTATCCAGCCTTTGCGGAGGCTGACAAGGACTCGCTTCTTTTGGTTGTTGATGATAAAACCTTTAGAGAACTTTTTGATAGATACACATATTGGCGAGAGTTTTTTCTTAATATGATAGCAAAGAATATATATCAGACTTTTTTGATGCTTAACGAAGTTATATCAAAACGCGTTGATAAACGCCTTTTAAGATATTTATACGAGACAGGTAAGGACAAAAGAATAGTGGAAGAAACACACGAAGAAATAGCCAGAAAAATAGGCACTGCAAGAGAGGTAGTAACCAGACTCCTAAAGAGGCTGGAGGTAGAGGGGCTTGTAGAAATAAGCAGGGGACAAATAAGGATCAACAACCTTGAAGCCTTGAAAAAAGAAATATCTTTGTGA
- a CDS encoding group I truncated hemoglobin, giving the protein MRKGLLFASLLTFIGSAMPLQAKPVCTQETMAVATAQGREKKSKSLYERLGGYDAISAVVKDLAVALVTDKQLGIYFKGLSNDSKNKLIAHLTDFVCSAAGGPCIYTGRDMKTSHEGLGISESDWNRFVEITKGVLDKYKVPAREQQEFLQAVAPLKSVIVERR; this is encoded by the coding sequence ATGCGTAAGGGATTGCTCTTTGCATCATTGCTTACATTTATTGGGTCAGCTATGCCATTACAAGCAAAGCCAGTGTGCACACAAGAAACAATGGCAGTAGCCACAGCTCAAGGTAGAGAAAAGAAGTCCAAAAGCCTTTACGAGCGTCTGGGCGGCTATGATGCCATATCTGCAGTGGTCAAAGACCTCGCAGTAGCTCTCGTAACAGACAAACAGTTAGGTATATACTTCAAAGGTTTAAGCAACGACAGTAAAAACAAACTTATAGCCCACCTTACTGATTTTGTTTGCAGTGCTGCTGGTGGTCCCTGTATATACACGGGTAGAGATATGAAAACTTCACATGAGGGGCTTGGTATAAGTGAGTCAGATTGGAATAGGTTTGTGGAGATAACTAAGGGAGTCCTTGATAAGTATAAAGTTCCTGCGAGAGAACAGCAAGAGTTTTTGCAAGCAGTTGCACCCCTGAAAAGCGTTATAGTGGAGAGGAGATAA
- a CDS encoding nucleotidyl transferase AbiEii/AbiGii toxin family protein translates to MAIRYGHRHSEDFDFFTFPFYRFNVGLLAEKLTNMPTEIVSISEGTLIFLMEGVKFSFFSYPYPLLEEPEFLEDLGVYLAKDRDILSMKAIAIAQRGSKKDFFDLWFLINKNEVSISSIVEDLKHKYKNYNPGIFLKALTCFEDAEKEVNPQIDRFWEEIKEYITLLIRSEYNHNASP, encoded by the coding sequence TTGGCTATTAGATATGGACATAGACATTCAGAAGATTTTGACTTTTTTACATTCCCTTTTTATAGGTTCAATGTTGGTTTGCTTGCGGAGAAACTTACAAACATGCCAACAGAGATAGTGTCTATAAGTGAGGGAACTCTTATATTCTTGATGGAAGGAGTTAAGTTTTCCTTTTTCAGCTACCCTTACCCACTATTGGAAGAGCCAGAGTTTTTAGAGGATTTAGGTGTATACTTGGCAAAGGACAGAGATATCCTGTCTATGAAGGCTATAGCCATAGCACAAAGAGGTAGTAAGAAGGATTTCTTTGACCTTTGGTTTCTCATAAACAAAAACGAAGTGAGCATTAGCAGTATAGTTGAAGACTTAAAGCATAAATATAAGAACTACAATCCTGGAATTTTTCTCAAGGCTTTGACCTGCTTTGAAGATGCGGAGAAGGAAGTCAACCCACAAATAGACCGCTTTTGGGAAGAAATCAAAGAATATATAACCCTTCTAATTCGTTCTGAATATAACCATAACGCCTCTCCCTAA